Proteins encoded by one window of Cellvibrio sp. KY-GH-1:
- a CDS encoding prephenate dehydrogenase/arogenate dehydrogenase family protein produces MTSPLINKFVVVGIGLIGGSLATGLKQRGGCAEVIGIARKAETCKEAVDFGVVDRAYTSVQEIAHELTAGDVIFIAVPTLSVTSVFEEIKQCVSSEVTITDGASVKGSVRVAAEGVFGSVPPQLVLGHPIAGSEKSGVTAANPNLYERHRIILTPLETTSTAHLDLVSRMWQVVGAEVLSMSVEEHDEVLGATSHLPHVIAYSLVDTLAQDINNPNIFRYAAGGFRDFTRIASSDPVMWHDIMKANKSAILKSMDLFIDNLSRLRKGIEQGDSDYLLDVFSRAKEARDEFTLMLAKRQAVPKED; encoded by the coding sequence ATGACTTCGCCGTTAATTAATAAATTCGTTGTTGTCGGAATTGGTTTGATTGGTGGCAGTCTTGCAACCGGTTTGAAGCAGCGCGGTGGCTGTGCCGAAGTTATTGGTATCGCCCGGAAGGCAGAAACTTGTAAAGAAGCCGTAGATTTCGGGGTTGTTGATCGCGCCTACACATCTGTGCAGGAAATCGCTCATGAGCTAACGGCGGGCGATGTTATTTTTATTGCTGTTCCCACCCTTTCGGTAACCTCAGTTTTTGAAGAAATTAAACAGTGCGTTTCTAGCGAAGTGACAATTACCGATGGGGCGAGCGTCAAGGGCAGTGTTCGCGTTGCTGCTGAAGGCGTGTTCGGATCGGTTCCTCCGCAGCTGGTATTAGGGCATCCTATTGCAGGATCAGAGAAGAGTGGTGTCACTGCCGCAAACCCGAATTTGTACGAACGTCATCGCATAATTTTGACTCCATTAGAGACGACAAGTACCGCACATTTGGATCTTGTTAGTCGCATGTGGCAGGTGGTGGGTGCTGAAGTGTTGTCAATGTCGGTAGAGGAGCACGATGAAGTGCTCGGAGCTACGAGTCACTTGCCACATGTGATTGCTTATTCGCTTGTAGATACCTTGGCGCAAGATATTAATAACCCCAATATTTTTCGCTATGCCGCCGGTGGTTTCCGTGATTTTACCCGTATAGCATCTAGCGATCCCGTGATGTGGCACGACATTATGAAAGCCAACAAGTCTGCCATTTTGAAGTCTATGGACCTGTTTATTGATAATTTATCCCGGTTGCGCAAAGGAATTGAGCAGGGTGACAGCGATTATTTGTTGGATGTCTTTAGTCGTGCAAAGGAAGCTAGAGATGAGTTCACTCTGATGCTTGCTAAGCGCCAGGCCGTGCCCAAAGAGGATTAG
- the cysD gene encoding sulfate adenylyltransferase subunit CysD, with product MSNYNLTHLKQLEAESIHIIREVAAEFDNPVMLYSIGKDSAVMMHLTMKAFFPGKPPFPLMHVDTTWKFREMIEFRDQRVKDLGWDLIVHINQEGVDMGVGPFTHGSAKHTDIMKTQSLKQALNKYGFDAAFGGARRDEEKSRAKERVYSFRDKNHRWDPKNQRPELWNIYNGKVDKGESIRVFPLSNWTELDIWQYIHLENIPIVPLYFAAKRPVVERDGVMIMVDDDRMPIAPDEKVEEKMVRFRTLGCYPLTGAVESEATTLPEIIQEMLLTTTSERQGRVIDHDSSGSMEKKKQEGYF from the coding sequence ATGTCAAACTACAACTTGACTCACCTCAAGCAACTTGAAGCTGAAAGTATCCATATCATCCGTGAAGTTGCGGCTGAATTTGATAATCCGGTAATGCTTTATTCTATTGGTAAAGATTCTGCGGTGATGATGCACCTCACCATGAAAGCATTCTTTCCCGGTAAGCCGCCCTTTCCATTGATGCATGTGGATACCACATGGAAGTTTCGCGAAATGATTGAGTTTCGCGACCAACGTGTGAAAGATCTCGGCTGGGATTTGATTGTACATATCAATCAGGAAGGGGTTGACATGGGCGTTGGTCCGTTCACTCACGGAAGCGCCAAGCACACCGATATCATGAAGACGCAGTCGTTAAAACAGGCGCTTAACAAATACGGTTTTGATGCAGCTTTTGGTGGTGCTCGTCGCGATGAGGAAAAGTCGCGTGCAAAAGAGCGTGTCTATTCTTTCCGCGATAAAAACCATCGTTGGGATCCGAAAAACCAACGTCCAGAGCTGTGGAACATTTATAACGGCAAAGTGGACAAAGGTGAAAGCATTCGTGTATTCCCTCTGTCCAACTGGACTGAGCTGGATATATGGCAGTACATCCATTTGGAAAATATCCCCATTGTTCCTCTGTATTTTGCTGCCAAGCGCCCAGTAGTGGAGCGCGACGGTGTAATGATTATGGTTGATGATGATCGTATGCCGATTGCCCCGGATGAAAAAGTGGAAGAAAAAATGGTTCGTTTCCGTACCTTGGGTTGTTATCCGTTGACTGGTGCGGTGGAGTCAGAGGCAACTACGCTGCCTGAAATCATTCAGGAAATGCTATTGACCACTACATCAGAGCGTCAGGGCAGGGTTATCGATCACGACAGCTCTGGCTCCATGGAAAAGAAAAAGCAGGAAGGTTATTTCTGA
- the cysN gene encoding sulfate adenylyltransferase subunit CysN has translation MSHQSELIAQDINAYLAQHEQKELLRFLTCGSVDDGKSTLIGRLLHDSKMIYEDQLEAIKSDSVKHGTTGEKIDLALLVDGLQAEREQGITIDVAYRYFSTSKRKFIIADTPGHEQYTRNMATGASTCDLAIILIDARYGVVTQTRRHSYIASLLGIKHIVVAVNKMDLLNFDEAAFEKIKSDYQLFSSKLGMKDVIFVPISALDGDNVVNRSERAPWYKGQTLMEILETAPIAGDKNFADFRFPVQYVNRPNLDFRGFCGNVASGVVKVGDQVRVLPSGKTSHVKSIVTFDGNLEEAFGGQAVTLTLTDEVDVSRGDMLVLAKDNVPQSNHLHAHLVWMTEKALTPGAEYWFKFASKMVTGEVEAISCRIDVNTQEETSVNQLQLNDIAIVDLLLTQPVVADAYKHNRATGAFIVIDRLTNLTVGAGMVIDQLASKSVVQTNFSEFELELNALIRKHFPHWGATDLKSLLK, from the coding sequence ATGAGTCATCAGTCAGAATTAATTGCGCAAGACATTAATGCTTATCTTGCGCAGCATGAGCAAAAAGAGCTGTTGCGTTTTTTAACCTGCGGTAGTGTAGATGATGGCAAGAGCACCCTGATAGGTCGCTTGTTGCACGATTCCAAAATGATTTACGAAGATCAGTTGGAAGCGATTAAATCCGATAGCGTGAAGCATGGCACTACCGGTGAAAAAATTGATTTGGCGTTGTTGGTGGATGGTTTGCAAGCGGAGCGCGAGCAGGGCATCACTATCGATGTTGCCTACAGATATTTCTCCACCTCCAAACGTAAATTTATTATTGCCGATACCCCAGGTCATGAGCAGTACACACGCAACATGGCAACAGGTGCATCTACTTGCGATCTTGCGATTATTTTGATAGATGCACGTTATGGTGTGGTTACTCAAACCCGTCGTCACAGTTACATCGCTTCACTGTTGGGCATTAAGCATATCGTTGTTGCTGTTAACAAAATGGATTTGCTCAACTTTGATGAGGCAGCCTTCGAAAAAATCAAATCAGACTATCAACTATTTTCCAGCAAGCTGGGTATGAAAGATGTAATTTTCGTGCCTATTTCAGCGTTGGACGGCGATAATGTGGTAAATCGCTCAGAGCGTGCGCCTTGGTATAAAGGACAAACGCTGATGGAAATTCTTGAAACTGCTCCAATCGCTGGCGATAAAAACTTTGCGGATTTCCGCTTTCCGGTTCAATACGTAAACCGCCCAAATCTCGATTTCCGTGGTTTTTGTGGCAATGTGGCTTCTGGTGTCGTAAAGGTCGGCGATCAGGTTCGCGTGTTGCCCTCAGGTAAAACCAGTCACGTTAAATCGATTGTAACCTTCGACGGAAATCTGGAGGAGGCGTTTGGTGGGCAGGCTGTTACGTTGACATTGACTGATGAAGTAGATGTTAGTCGCGGTGATATGCTGGTTTTGGCGAAGGACAATGTTCCTCAGTCAAACCACTTGCACGCGCATTTAGTATGGATGACTGAAAAAGCGTTGACGCCCGGTGCTGAATATTGGTTCAAATTCGCCAGCAAAATGGTAACAGGTGAGGTTGAAGCGATTAGTTGCCGCATCGATGTAAATACGCAAGAGGAGACCAGTGTTAATCAACTGCAGTTGAATGATATTGCGATTGTGGATTTATTATTAACCCAGCCAGTTGTTGCGGATGCTTACAAACATAATCGTGCAACGGGTGCATTTATTGTCATTGATCGTTTAACCAACCTGACAGTTGGTGCGGGCATGGTTATTGATCAATTGGCTTCAAAATCTGTAGTGCAAACTAATTTCAGTGAGTTTGAATTAGAGTTGAATGCACTGATTCGCAAACATTTCCCGCATTGGGGTGCCACTGATTTAAAAAGCCTGTTGAAGTAA
- a CDS encoding ComEA family DNA-binding protein, which translates to MKALLTVVSLVVLMLGGVSTALAVEGVSVAKPAKAEVVVPKNVVNINTADAQELTKLKGVGEKKAEAIIAWRTENGGFKTVDDLLEVKGIGEATLEANRENISI; encoded by the coding sequence ATGAAGGCATTGTTGACTGTTGTTTCTTTGGTGGTGTTGATGTTGGGTGGTGTATCTACAGCGCTTGCAGTTGAGGGTGTGTCCGTTGCAAAACCGGCGAAAGCTGAAGTTGTTGTTCCCAAGAACGTTGTAAACATTAACACCGCTGATGCCCAGGAATTGACCAAGCTGAAAGGTGTTGGTGAAAAGAAAGCCGAGGCGATTATTGCCTGGCGCACTGAGAATGGCGGCTTCAAGACCGTAGATGATTTACTGGAGGTTAAAGGTATTGGTGAGGCGACACTAGAGGCAAATCGCGAAAACATCAGTATCTAA
- the pyrF gene encoding orotidine-5'-phosphate decarboxylase, whose amino-acid sequence MSSMGPRIVVAMDFDNADQCLAMAKRLSPSDCRLKVGKELFTACGPKIVEQLMSLGFSVFLDLKFHDIPNTTSKAVKAAADLGVWMVNVHASGGERMLNAARNALEQSGKYKPLLIAVTVLTSMEAVDLQGVGIDRTPEEQVMRLARLTHNCGLDGIVCSAQEAQMMRNQFGRDFCLVTPGIRLESSPADDQRRTLTPAAAIAAGSSYLVIGRPITQSPDPILTCKTIIQSLA is encoded by the coding sequence ATGTCCTCTATGGGTCCTAGAATCGTTGTAGCTATGGATTTTGACAATGCAGATCAATGCTTGGCGATGGCAAAGCGGCTCTCCCCCTCTGATTGCCGGCTGAAGGTGGGCAAAGAGTTGTTTACCGCATGTGGCCCTAAAATTGTAGAGCAACTGATGTCGCTCGGTTTTTCTGTATTTCTCGATTTGAAGTTCCATGACATTCCAAATACTACAAGTAAAGCTGTAAAAGCTGCCGCAGATTTGGGCGTGTGGATGGTTAATGTGCACGCTTCTGGTGGTGAGCGTATGCTAAATGCTGCAAGAAACGCATTGGAGCAAAGCGGAAAGTATAAACCTTTGTTGATCGCCGTAACGGTTTTGACCAGTATGGAGGCGGTTGATTTGCAAGGTGTAGGTATAGATCGCACACCTGAAGAGCAGGTAATGAGATTGGCACGATTAACGCATAACTGTGGGCTGGATGGAATTGTGTGTTCTGCTCAGGAGGCTCAAATGATGCGCAATCAGTTTGGTCGCGATTTCTGTCTGGTTACGCCCGGTATACGTCTTGAATCTTCTCCCGCGGATGATCAACGCCGCACGCTAACTCCCGCTGCGGCCATTGCTGCGGGTAGTAGCTATTTGGTTATCGGTCGCCCGATTACTCAGTCCCCAGATCCCATTTTAACTTGTAAAACGATTATTCAGTCGCTTGCATGA
- the cmk gene encoding (d)CMP kinase, with protein sequence MTNQRFPTVITIDGPSGSGKGTLSQMLARQLGYNLLDSGALYRLVALASMKRGVNLADEQLVAPVALALNVKFLVSENATSIILDGEDVTDAIRQEVVSMGASQIAAHPTVRSALLERQRVFATTPGLVADGRDMGTEVFPDASVKIFLTASAEARAERRFKQLQRKGEAVDKANLIADIRERDERDSKRAVSPLKPAVDATIIDSTDMSIEQVFARMLSLIKQAV encoded by the coding sequence ATGACCAATCAGCGATTTCCTACCGTAATTACAATTGATGGGCCGAGTGGATCAGGCAAAGGAACTCTCAGTCAAATGTTAGCTCGCCAATTGGGTTATAACTTGCTTGATAGTGGCGCTTTATATCGGTTAGTAGCGCTAGCCAGCATGAAAAGGGGGGTCAATTTAGCCGACGAGCAACTGGTTGCACCGGTGGCTTTGGCTTTGAACGTTAAGTTTCTAGTTTCTGAGAATGCCACGAGCATCATTCTTGATGGTGAGGATGTAACTGATGCAATTCGTCAAGAAGTGGTTAGCATGGGTGCTTCTCAGATTGCTGCGCATCCCACGGTGCGTTCTGCGTTACTCGAACGACAGCGTGTGTTCGCAACCACTCCAGGCTTAGTGGCAGACGGACGAGATATGGGAACTGAGGTTTTCCCTGATGCGTCTGTAAAAATCTTCTTGACTGCGAGTGCTGAGGCTCGCGCAGAGCGTCGCTTTAAGCAGTTGCAGCGCAAAGGCGAAGCTGTAGACAAAGCTAATTTGATTGCAGATATCCGTGAGCGCGATGAGCGTGATTCAAAACGTGCGGTATCGCCACTTAAACCTGCGGTAGACGCCACAATTATTGACAGCACGGATATGAGTATAGAGCAGGTTTTTGCTAGGATGCTGTCGCTAATCAAGCAGGCTGTTTGA
- a CDS encoding phosphomannomutase CpsG (capsular polysaccharide biosynthesis protein; catalyzes the formation of D-mannose 6-phosphate from alpha-D-mannose 1-phosphate), with product MTLTCFKAYDIRGKLGEELNEDIVYRIGRAYAQYIKPKNVVVGGDVRLTSKALKTALSNGLRDEGVDVIDIGMAGTEEIYFATSHLKTDGGIEITASHNPIDYNGMKLVRAGSKPISGDTGLNDIKRLAEANQFAVADFSARGSLSEVSILDAYVQHLLSYVDVSALKPLRLVVNAGNGAAGHVIDAIEKYLPFTFIKINHEPDGTFPNGIPNPLLFENRASTSEAVLEHAADMGIAWDGDFDRCFLFDETGEFTEGYYIVGLLAEAFLLKNPGAKIIHDPRLTWNTLDIATVNGGQAIQSKTGHAFIKERMRAEDAVYGGEMSAHHYFRDFFYCDSGMIPWLLVCELLSRKQETLSSMLADRIAKFPSPGEINSHVADAKLAIEKVLAHYESDARLIDKTDGISLEFDEWRFNLRMSNTEPVVRLNVESRGDKKLVEQKTAEVLNLLNS from the coding sequence ATGACCTTAACTTGTTTTAAAGCCTATGATATTCGTGGAAAGTTGGGTGAAGAACTCAACGAAGACATTGTGTACAGAATCGGTCGTGCATATGCCCAATACATTAAACCAAAAAATGTGGTTGTAGGGGGAGATGTTCGGCTTACCAGTAAAGCACTAAAAACCGCTTTAAGTAACGGTTTGCGCGATGAAGGTGTCGATGTAATTGATATTGGTATGGCAGGAACCGAAGAAATTTATTTCGCCACCAGTCATCTGAAAACTGATGGCGGTATTGAAATTACCGCCAGCCATAACCCGATTGATTACAACGGCATGAAGTTAGTAAGAGCCGGGTCAAAGCCGATTAGCGGAGATACCGGTTTAAACGATATAAAAAGGCTCGCTGAAGCCAATCAGTTTGCCGTTGCAGATTTTTCTGCTCGTGGTTCTCTCTCTGAAGTAAGCATCTTGGATGCTTATGTTCAGCATCTCTTGTCGTATGTTGATGTGTCTGCATTAAAACCTTTGCGACTTGTTGTAAATGCTGGCAATGGCGCTGCTGGGCACGTCATCGATGCAATTGAAAAATATTTGCCTTTCACGTTTATCAAAATTAATCATGAGCCTGATGGCACATTTCCTAATGGGATCCCCAATCCTTTATTGTTTGAAAATCGTGCCTCTACATCAGAGGCAGTACTTGAGCATGCTGCTGATATGGGTATTGCGTGGGATGGAGATTTTGATCGCTGCTTTTTGTTCGATGAGACGGGGGAATTCACTGAAGGGTACTACATAGTAGGGTTATTGGCGGAGGCGTTTTTATTGAAAAACCCCGGCGCAAAAATTATTCATGATCCACGTTTAACCTGGAACACGCTCGATATTGCCACTGTAAATGGTGGGCAAGCTATTCAATCAAAAACAGGTCATGCGTTTATCAAGGAGCGTATGCGCGCGGAGGATGCTGTTTATGGTGGTGAAATGAGTGCGCACCATTACTTTCGCGATTTCTTCTATTGCGATAGCGGTATGATTCCCTGGTTGCTAGTGTGCGAACTCTTATCCCGCAAGCAGGAAACATTGTCTTCAATGCTAGCCGATCGGATTGCGAAGTTCCCTTCACCGGGTGAAATTAATAGTCATGTGGCAGATGCAAAATTGGCAATTGAAAAAGTGCTTGCTCATTATGAGTCCGATGCCCGGTTAATAGATAAAACTGATGGAATTAGCTTGGAGTTTGATGAATGGAGATTTAACCTAAGGATGTCTAATACCGAGCCAGTTGTGCGCCTGAATGTAGAGAGCAGGGGTGATAAAAAACTGGTAGAACAGAAAACAGCAGAAGTCCTTAATTTACTTAATAGCTAA
- the galU gene encoding UTP--glucose-1-phosphate uridylyltransferase GalU, whose translation MQVKKAVIPVAGLGTRMLPATKAIPKEMLPVVDKPLIQYVIEEAAAAGIKEIVLVTHASKNAIENHFDTSFELEAQLEARLKRSLLAEVRSITPPGLTVISVRQAEAKGLGHAILCAKPVVGDEPFAVLLPDVLVDNAESNLKQDNLAGMTRRFQETGNSQILVEQVPNDQVDKYGVVDCSGVEIPSGKTAAIKAMVEKPPVDEAPSNMAIVGRYVLSKTVWDLLAKTQPGAGGEIQLTDALDALLGLETVEAYQLVGRSHDCGTKLGYLMANVIYGERHSDVGNNFKSFLQKRFSN comes from the coding sequence ATGCAAGTTAAGAAAGCGGTGATTCCAGTAGCAGGTTTGGGAACTCGTATGCTTCCCGCAACCAAGGCTATTCCCAAAGAAATGCTTCCGGTGGTTGATAAACCATTAATTCAATATGTTATCGAGGAAGCAGCAGCAGCCGGTATTAAAGAGATTGTTTTGGTCACTCATGCGAGTAAGAATGCAATCGAAAACCACTTTGATACCAGCTTTGAATTAGAGGCTCAATTAGAAGCTCGCTTAAAACGTTCTTTACTTGCAGAAGTTCGTTCTATTACCCCACCTGGATTAACCGTAATTTCAGTGCGTCAGGCTGAGGCGAAGGGATTGGGGCATGCGATCTTGTGTGCGAAACCTGTAGTTGGAGATGAACCTTTTGCTGTGCTGTTGCCTGACGTACTGGTTGACAACGCGGAGTCTAATCTGAAGCAGGATAATCTAGCCGGCATGACTCGCCGATTTCAGGAGACGGGCAATAGTCAGATTCTTGTTGAGCAGGTCCCTAATGACCAAGTTGATAAGTATGGTGTTGTTGATTGTTCCGGTGTTGAAATTCCATCGGGAAAAACAGCTGCTATCAAGGCGATGGTCGAAAAGCCTCCTGTTGATGAAGCCCCTTCAAACATGGCAATTGTGGGGCGCTACGTTCTTTCCAAGACCGTATGGGATTTACTAGCAAAGACTCAGCCCGGTGCCGGTGGTGAGATTCAATTAACGGATGCTCTAGACGCTTTATTGGGATTGGAGACTGTTGAGGCTTACCAGTTGGTTGGTCGTAGCCACGATTGCGGCACTAAATTGGGCTATTTGATGGCTAATGTTATTTATGGTGAGCGGCATAGTGATGTTGGAAATAATTTCAAGTCATTTTTGCAGAAACGTTTTTCGAATTAA
- a CDS encoding mannose-1-phosphate guanylyltransferase/mannose-6-phosphate isomerase, whose translation MIIPVVLAGGSGTRLWPMSRQHYPKQLLKLFGDKTMLQQTIARLDGVPNLAPPIVVCNEEHRFMVAEQLHEIGQPKASIILEPVARNTAPALALAALHARSLADNPILLVLSADHMIKDVSAFHSALNDAIVAALAGHLATFGVNPTRPETGYGYIKTHHDSKQADATFYPVTRFVEKPDLPTAERYLAEGCYYWNSGMFVFQTEVFLKELQEQSAEVVIAAEQAKVWSVQDLDFIRVDKDSFSQAPNISIDYALMEKSSNVVCVPFSAGWSDVGDWKSFWDLSDKDSAGNSIIGDGIDIGSSNTLVFSQDKLVATLGVNNLMIVNTPDAVLVADQSQAQQVKAIIAQIEKQKRSEHLQHREIYRPWGCYDAIDTGDRYQVNRIRVKPGGSLSLQVHHHRAEHWIVVKGTALVQKGDQNMLLSENESTYIPVGTKHRLSNPGKIPLEIIEVQSGPYLKEDDVIRYEDSYGRS comes from the coding sequence ATGATTATTCCCGTCGTTCTTGCAGGTGGCTCTGGAACCCGTTTATGGCCGATGTCTCGCCAGCATTACCCCAAACAACTACTAAAATTGTTTGGTGATAAAACAATGCTCCAGCAGACTATCGCCCGGCTTGACGGTGTTCCTAATCTTGCTCCGCCAATTGTGGTGTGTAACGAGGAGCATAGATTTATGGTGGCGGAGCAACTGCACGAGATTGGCCAGCCAAAGGCCTCTATTATTCTAGAGCCGGTTGCGCGTAATACAGCGCCCGCGTTAGCGCTGGCTGCGCTTCATGCGCGCTCACTCGCAGACAACCCAATTTTATTGGTGTTGTCTGCCGATCATATGATTAAAGACGTTAGTGCTTTTCACTCTGCACTGAATGATGCAATCGTTGCTGCGTTAGCAGGGCATTTGGCAACTTTCGGCGTTAATCCAACCAGACCGGAAACTGGGTATGGATACATTAAAACCCATCACGATTCTAAGCAGGCAGACGCAACCTTTTACCCGGTGACTCGGTTTGTGGAAAAGCCCGACTTGCCCACGGCTGAGAGATATTTAGCTGAGGGTTGTTATTATTGGAATAGCGGGATGTTTGTTTTTCAGACTGAAGTTTTTTTAAAGGAGTTGCAGGAGCAAAGTGCTGAGGTAGTGATCGCTGCTGAGCAGGCCAAGGTGTGGTCAGTGCAAGATCTCGATTTTATTCGTGTTGATAAAGATTCATTTTCACAAGCACCCAACATTTCAATTGATTACGCGCTGATGGAGAAAAGCAGCAACGTAGTTTGTGTACCCTTTAGCGCAGGCTGGAGTGATGTTGGAGACTGGAAATCATTTTGGGATCTTTCTGATAAAGATTCTGCTGGGAATAGCATTATCGGAGATGGTATCGATATAGGGTCTTCAAACACATTGGTGTTTTCTCAAGATAAGTTAGTGGCAACTCTGGGAGTTAACAATTTAATGATTGTCAACACTCCGGATGCAGTGTTGGTGGCGGATCAGTCGCAAGCCCAGCAAGTAAAGGCAATCATTGCGCAGATTGAAAAACAAAAGCGCTCGGAGCACCTGCAGCATCGTGAAATATATCGCCCATGGGGTTGTTATGATGCGATTGACACGGGGGATCGCTATCAGGTCAATCGGATTAGAGTAAAGCCCGGGGGTAGCTTATCCTTGCAGGTTCATCACCATCGTGCAGAGCACTGGATTGTGGTAAAGGGAACAGCTCTGGTTCAAAAGGGCGATCAAAATATGCTGCTCTCTGAAAATGAATCCACATATATTCCTGTGGGCACAAAACACAGGCTGAGTAACCCGGGTAAAATACCCCTAGAGATAATTGAAGTGCAGTCTGGCCCTTACCTTAAAGAAGATGATGTTATCCGTTACGAAGATAGCTATGGGCGATCCTAA
- a CDS encoding UDP-glucose/GDP-mannose dehydrogenase family protein, with protein sequence MKVTVFGTGYVGLVTGACLADVGHEVLCVDIDQRKVDNLKQGIIPIYEPGLEPVVKQAVQNGLLNFTTDMDQAVNHGEIQFIAVGTPSGEDGSADLQYVVAVAKTIGERINSYKVVVNKSTVPVGTAEIVEVTLAEQLQKRGSQIDFDVVSNPEFLKEGAAVNDFMKPDRIVVGSKSTRAETLMRELYAPFNRNHDRMVFMDIRSAELTKYAANAMLATKISFINEMANLAERLGADIEKVRNGIGADPRIGYHFIYPGCGYGGSCFPKDVKALINIAKSVGYTAGLMEAVDEVNAAQKGKLFEYVSGHFGGDLRGKVFAVWGLSFKPNTDDMREAPSRNLMEALWAQGAKVQAYDPVAMDETQHIYGLRDDLKLVGTKEAALERADALIICTEWKNFRAPNFELVKSALKEPVVFDGRNLYEPERMAGLGIKYYAVGRGLSVAKR encoded by the coding sequence ATGAAAGTAACAGTATTTGGTACCGGATACGTTGGTCTGGTTACAGGCGCGTGTTTGGCTGATGTTGGTCACGAGGTTCTATGTGTTGATATCGATCAACGAAAAGTAGATAACCTTAAGCAAGGTATAATTCCGATTTACGAGCCCGGTCTTGAGCCTGTCGTCAAGCAGGCAGTACAAAATGGCTTGTTGAATTTTACAACCGACATGGATCAGGCGGTTAACCATGGTGAAATACAGTTTATTGCTGTGGGTACACCCTCCGGAGAGGATGGCTCTGCGGATTTACAATATGTTGTAGCAGTTGCCAAGACGATTGGAGAGCGAATTAATTCTTACAAAGTTGTTGTCAATAAGTCGACGGTGCCTGTGGGTACTGCAGAAATCGTTGAGGTTACCCTTGCTGAGCAGCTGCAAAAACGTGGATCTCAAATTGATTTTGATGTTGTTTCTAATCCTGAATTTTTAAAGGAAGGGGCGGCAGTTAATGACTTTATGAAACCCGATCGCATTGTCGTGGGAAGTAAAAGTACGCGCGCGGAGACGCTGATGCGTGAACTTTATGCTCCATTCAACAGAAATCATGATCGAATGGTTTTCATGGATATTCGTTCGGCCGAGCTGACCAAATACGCGGCGAACGCCATGTTGGCAACCAAGATTAGTTTTATTAATGAAATGGCTAACTTGGCTGAGCGCCTTGGTGCAGATATTGAAAAAGTTCGCAATGGCATTGGTGCTGATCCTCGCATTGGTTATCACTTTATTTACCCAGGCTGTGGGTACGGTGGTTCCTGTTTTCCAAAGGATGTTAAAGCTCTTATTAATATTGCGAAGAGTGTCGGTTACACCGCTGGTCTCATGGAGGCTGTGGATGAAGTAAACGCAGCTCAAAAGGGTAAGTTATTCGAGTATGTAAGCGGCCATTTCGGTGGTGACCTGCGCGGTAAGGTTTTTGCGGTATGGGGCTTGTCATTCAAGCCAAATACTGACGATATGCGCGAGGCACCCAGTCGTAACCTGATGGAAGCACTTTGGGCGCAAGGGGCCAAGGTGCAAGCCTATGATCCGGTTGCAATGGATGAAACCCAACATATATATGGGTTACGTGATGACCTGAAGCTTGTCGGTACCAAAGAGGCGGCGCTTGAGCGCGCCGATGCTTTAATTATCTGTACTGAGTGGAAAAACTTCAGGGCACCTAACTTCGAGCTAGTCAAATCAGCGTTAAAAGAGCCGGTTGTGTTTGATGGTAGAAATCTCTATGAGCCAGAGCGAATGGCTGGGTTGGGAATTAAGTATTACGCTGTTGGGCGCGGTCTCAGTGTTGCAAAGCGCTAA